A DNA window from Candidatus Bathyarchaeota archaeon contains the following coding sequences:
- a CDS encoding nucleotide sugar dehydrogenase: protein MSLFLEMKTADMIDIIRRGKAVIAVYGLGRMGLATACLFAEAGAKVIGVDTDSRVVELINSGKSPVAEPNLETLIKKHIGTGRFSATGNGKETATKATVIIIVVPTQLDRRNHPDYSAVEKACNEIGRGLNPGCLIIFESTVSPGTTETLVKETIEKNSGFKAGLNFGLVYSPIRATAGQVIQDIVNYPRVIAATDPRSLEAACAVLGIIIKGGFIRVRNFKTAETTKLCENIYRDINIALSNELAMFCERLGVDFDEVRAAANTQPHCHLHIPGAWVGGHCLPGDEYIFINRGDGLEPIQLEKLFRELDHDSSLHRENIGEDERVYPTNLMVLSYNMARNQAEFRRVLWFSRRRYQGKILELSTTMGQKLKVTEDHPMIVYQGGAMNLVSAKALKHNDSVPLITELPSALIQRRRLDPINENIIETRTQSFRLRKNSAVATINSIKQEVVSNRCVYNLEVCGGSHTFVTTGGLIVHNCIPQNPLFLIETAEDLGIPLRIPPLARKINDQMPSHTIRLAIDALRVCKKNIKRAKVAVLGVSYRANVKEIRFSPVKDVIEMLQKRGAKVIVFDPYFTAEELKKLGYVSARTAERAVDGVDCILVTVGHDEFKRLKLDSLVRFVRKPAALIDAGHIFNPTAAEEAGFIYRGIGRGIWTK from the coding sequence TTGAGTTTGTTTCTGGAGATGAAAACCGCAGATATGATCGACATCATTCGCCGCGGGAAAGCCGTAATCGCCGTTTACGGTCTTGGACGAATGGGTCTAGCCACCGCATGCCTCTTCGCAGAAGCTGGAGCAAAGGTAATCGGAGTTGACACGGATTCGCGGGTAGTCGAATTAATTAACAGTGGCAAAAGCCCAGTTGCAGAACCGAATCTTGAAACTTTAATTAAAAAACATATAGGCACCGGAAGGTTCTCAGCTACGGGCAATGGAAAGGAAACCGCGACTAAAGCGACGGTAATTATAATTGTAGTTCCAACACAGCTTGACAGGCGAAACCATCCCGATTACTCCGCAGTTGAAAAAGCATGCAATGAGATTGGACGGGGACTAAACCCTGGATGCCTTATAATCTTTGAAAGTACAGTTAGCCCAGGTACAACAGAAACCTTGGTCAAGGAAACAATTGAGAAAAATTCAGGCTTTAAAGCTGGATTAAATTTCGGTTTAGTCTATAGCCCAATCCGCGCGACCGCTGGGCAAGTAATTCAAGACATAGTTAACTATCCAAGAGTTATCGCAGCCACAGATCCACGCAGCCTAGAGGCTGCCTGCGCAGTACTCGGCATAATCATCAAAGGTGGATTCATAAGGGTACGTAATTTTAAAACTGCCGAAACAACCAAGCTCTGTGAAAATATATACCGAGATATCAACATCGCCCTGTCTAATGAGTTAGCTATGTTTTGTGAGCGTTTAGGAGTGGATTTTGATGAAGTAAGAGCGGCAGCCAACACTCAGCCACACTGCCACCTTCATATTCCCGGAGCCTGGGTTGGAGGACACTGCTTGCCTGGCGATGAGTATATCTTCATAAACCGGGGCGATGGTCTAGAACCAATCCAATTGGAAAAACTCTTTCGCGAGTTAGATCATGATTCTTCATTGCACAGGGAAAATATTGGCGAAGATGAAAGAGTCTACCCCACTAACCTTATGGTATTGTCGTATAACATGGCTAGGAACCAGGCAGAGTTTCGAAGGGTTTTATGGTTTTCAAGACGCCGTTACCAAGGCAAAATCCTTGAATTATCTACTACGATGGGTCAAAAGCTTAAGGTAACAGAGGACCATCCGATGATAGTTTACCAAGGAGGAGCGATGAATCTAGTTTCGGCTAAGGCACTCAAGCATAATGACAGCGTTCCACTAATAACAGAGTTACCCTCCGCATTAATTCAAAGACGCCGACTAGACCCTATTAACGAGAACATCATAGAAACGAGGACTCAAAGCTTTAGATTGCGAAAAAATTCTGCAGTAGCAACTATTAACAGTATTAAACAAGAGGTGGTCTCGAATCGATGCGTATACAACTTAGAAGTTTGTGGAGGCTCCCACACATTCGTAACAACCGGCGGACTTATCGTCCATAACTGCATTCCTCAAAATCCCTTGTTCCTTATCGAGACAGCCGAAGATTTAGGGATACCCCTCCGAATACCTCCACTCGCCAGAAAAATCAACGACCAAATGCCTTCGCATACAATCCGCCTTGCCATCGATGCGCTTCGCGTCTGCAAAAAAAATATTAAACGAGCTAAAGTGGCTGTTCTGGGAGTTTCTTATAGAGCAAATGTTAAGGAAATAAGATTCTCGCCTGTGAAGGATGTTATTGAGATGCTACAAAAACGTGGAGCTAAAGTCATAGTTTTTGACCCATATTTTACCGCGGAGGAGCTAAAGAAATTGGGTTATGTTTCAGCCCGTACCGCTGAGAGAGCTGTGGATGGAGTTGACTGTATTTTAGTAACTGTAGGTCACGATGAGTTTAAGCGTTTAAAGCTGGACTCACTGGTTAGATTCGTTCGCAAACCTGCTGCCTTAATTGACGCTGGTCATATCTTCAACCCAACAGCAGCCGAAGAGGCAGGGTTTATCTACAGAGGGATAGGACGT